A single window of Bombus pascuorum chromosome 1, iyBomPasc1.1, whole genome shotgun sequence DNA harbors:
- the LOC132908190 gene encoding E3 ubiquitin-protein ligase TRAIP-like gives MNVICSICSDQLIQSDDISYTRCGHVFHLHCLTSWLERSKSCPQCREKVTQSKIHRLYFTFSSNDLIVETQGSTLQEKVDRLKFQILLKEKDIQYYSSKNVTLEKQNAGLKQEVRKVESEINKKNAAIHALKEQMNYFKEQSSHCDNLKREISQLKNKIEDLRPIQVLLHAPVSDVSKMVGKTKDPQTLIMYISIMKKELIGRFNKCKQLRMSVKKLQEELSKVNTKSHTLLEQSKRMDLEEKLAFSESRNTALQKRVNELEEILDINEQSNSKLEVQITEDVNNISIKNPIEKTSKKYSQDIPNKNSILNCTTKQKTEKICNVKTIQQKIQDCQADNDTSDLELDLINCNSSKNSSVESKRFKLSEDDINVSHTSHNNKSSNSPISKKRRKNNTKKKVSDIEDKHDSSVIDLT, from the exons ATGAATGTCATTTGCTCTATATGTAGCGATCAATTAATACAGTCTGATGATATTTCCTATACGAGATGTGGACACGTATTTCATCTGCACTGTTTAACATCGTGGCTTGAAAG ATCAAAAAGCTGTCCACAATGCAGAGAGAAAGTTACACAAAGTAAAATTCATAGgctttattttacattttcaagcAATGACCTGATAGTTGAGACTCAAGGCTCGACATTGCAAGAAAAAGTAGAcagattgaaatttcaaattttgttaaagGAAAAGGACATCCAATATTATTCCTCAAAAAATGTCACTTTAGAAAAACAAAACGCTGGCTTAAAGCAAGAAGTTCGAAAAGTAGAGAgtgaaattaacaaaaaaaatgCAGCGATACATGCTTTGAAGGAACAGATGAATTATTTCAAAGAACAGAGTTCTCACTGTGATAATCTAAAGAGAGAAATTAGTcagttaaaaaataagattgaAGACCTTAGGCc aATACAAGTATTATTACATGCTCCTGTCAGTGATGTTAGTAAAATGGTTGGAAAAACTAAAGATCCTCAAACacttattatgtatatttctatCATGAAAAA AGAATTAATTGgaagatttaataaatgtaaacaaTTACGCATGAGTGTTAAAAAGCTCCAAGAAGAACTTTCTAAAGTTAATACAAAATCTCATACCTTATTAGAACAATCAAAACGAAt GGACTTAGAAGAAAAGCTGGCATTTTCAGAGAGCAGAAATACAGCATTACAAAAACGAGTTAATGAATTAGAAGAGATACTTGACATCAATGAACAGAGTAATAGTAAATTAGAAGTCCAAATAACAGAAGATGTAaacaatatttctataaaaaatccAATTGAAAAAACATCAAAAAAATACAGTCAAGATATcccaaataaaaattctatattgaATTGTACTACTAAACAAAAAACTGAAAAG atATGCAATGTTAAAACCATACAACAAAAAATACAGGATTGTCAGGCAGATAATGATACAAGTGATTTAGAattagatttaataaattgcaaCTCCTCCAAAAATTCTTCAGTAGAGTCTAAGAGATTTAAATTGTCAGAAGATGATATAAACGTTTCACATACAAGTCATAACAATAAATCCTCAAATAGTCCTATatcaaagaaaagaagaaaaaataataccaaaaaaaaGGTATCTGACATTGAAGACAAACATGATAGTAGTGTGATTGATCTTACCTAA
- the LOC132908200 gene encoding endoribonuclease CG2145-like, with the protein MLNKIFQISVYILTILNISGISSFTIYQIGDFCTATHVSLTSDVELMMVSEELFNKSSHELFNHVYINYQGNMSFKNFTDNAPQRLLNTSIKIFLIPTIRSLVKLFDNYELDTYEPEVITREEDLEENEFIDNLMETDIMLHVMYFLSVKGFFKNDIRVYKDILKQIWFHLYSRSKNINGTSGFEHVFIGERKPRKGIIGLHNWIYFSHGELLKKIDYFGFGHSKEFVNKAVILEIYFTYTGKRKKSSMFIGTTPELEIALYTLCFFTRPNKRCQLSFGGFKFYVQTYILQNNGTKFIGTAFPMFPYIKHKSNR; encoded by the exons atgttaaataagatatttcaaatttctgtttACATCCtaactatattaaatatttcaggtATAAgttcttttacaatttatcaaataggcg ATTTCTGTACTGCTACACACGTTTCTTTAACAAGTGATGTAGAATTAATGATGGTATcagaagaattatttaataagtcTTCTCATGAATTATTCAACCatgtgtatataaattatcaagGAAATATGAGCTTTAAAAACTTTACTGATAATGCTCCACAAag GTTGTTAAATACAtcgatcaaaatatttttaataccaaCAATAAGATCTCTTGTAAAGTTATTTGATAATTATGAATTGGATACTTATGAGCCAGAAGTCATAACAAGGGAAGAAGATCTAGAAGAGAATgaatttattgataatttaatggaaacagatataatgttacatgttATGTACTTTTTGTCAGTTAAAGGGTTCTTTAAAAATGACATACGagtttataaagatattttaaaacaaatttggtttcatttatattcccggagtaaaaatataaatggtaCTTCTGGATTTGAACATGTATTTATAGGAGAAAGAAAACCACGTAAAGGTATTATAGGGCTTCATAATTGGATTTACTTTTCCCATGgagaattattaaagaaaattgattattttggATTTGGCCATAGTAAGGAATTTGTTAAT aaaGCTGtcattttagaaatatatttcacttaTACTGGAAAACGTAAAAAGTCATCTATGTTCATTGGAACCACTCCAGAATTAGAAATAGCCCTTTATACACTTTGTTTTTTTACAAGACCAAATAAAAGGTGTCAATTGTCTTTTGGAggatttaaattttatgttcagacatacatattacaaaataatggtacaaaatttattggaaCTGCTTTCCCTATGTTTCCctatattaaacataaatcAAATAGGTGa
- the LOC132908183 gene encoding zinc finger MYND domain-containing protein 10 isoform X1, whose amino-acid sequence MSNRMEYIILPWEIELYIQHLQISELEDIGTKGWFEFHKKLMLLNQQSVLEISGLREESTKEWFVSFKKIPVLIYEAIQIDIWKHKVFPLLIEINEEPKNTFMLYSVFYHEDIAVSLLENVLFHCESAETINDSALDLVDYAVKSVSLLLDMPVIEIYENVRDPNSCLEEIFEKKKEFEFDIGIRCISILRYLAEYVDSLPLCVLSRLLATHDVPYLLAELIERHPWKKESTEGENMIYNSGWRKVKSGEEGKISKIEGQVWLGLRELLLNTKSAPYYEITDHRFSQLLKLQKYLHECVLDQISPLIDLKRWLNYLSVSSPNGNALRAINVELIPQIKSSIIEKYHKKWKKLAKHQSKFIYTTDVDYIKNAAQILSDAYDLDKLDCIDVKECSLCHEEAKKRCSKCKEVWYCGRECQVKDWVKHKNICDKITKNIECEKD is encoded by the exons atgtcaaatcgaatggaatatataattttgccgtgggaaattgaattatatatacaacatCTACAAATTTCGGAACTTGAGGATATTGGAACGAAAGg CTGgtttgaatttcataaaaagttGATGTTATTAAACCAACAAAGCGTATTAGAAATTAGTGGCTTGCGAGAAGAAAGTACAAAGGAAtggtttgtttcttttaaaaag ATTCCTGTCCTTATATACGAAGCTATACAAATTGATATATGGAAGCATAAAGTATTTCCACTTTTGATCGAAATAAATGAAGAAccaaaaaatacttttatgctTTACAGTGTATTTTATCACGAAGATATTGCCGTTTCATTATTAGAAAACGTATTGTTTCATTGTGAAAGTGCAGAAACTATAAATGATTCTGCTCTTGACCTTGTCGATTATGCTGTTAAATCTGTATCTTTACTTCTCGATATGCCTGTCatcgaaatttatgaaaatgtaagAGACCCAAA CTCATGTcttgaagaaatatttgagaaaaagaaagaatttgaatttgatattGGTATACGTTGCATTTCGATTCTTCGTTACTTGGCCGAATACGTAGATAGTTTACCATTATGTGTATTATCGCGATTGTTAGCTACTCATGATGTGCCCTATTTACTTGCTGAACTCATTGAAAGACATccgtggaaaaaagaaagtacaGAAG GtgaaaatatgatatataacaGTGGTTGGAGAAAAGTAAAATCAggcgaagaaggaaaaatttctaaaatagaaGGACAAGTTTGGCTTGGTTTAAGGGAATTATTGCTTAATACAAAAAGTGCTCcttattatgaaattactgATCATAGATTTTCTCAGTTATTAAAg ttacagaaatatttacacgAATGTGTGCTGGATCAAATTTCACCTTTAATAGATCTAAAAAGAtggttaaattatttaagtgtaTCATCACCTAATGGTAATGCACTGCGAGCAATAAATGTGGAACTTATACCACAG ATAAAATCGTcaataatagagaaatatcataaaaagtggaaaaagttAGCAAAACATcaatcaaaatttatatacactACAGACgttgattatattaaaaatgctgCTCAAATTTTAAGTGATGCATATGATTTAGACAAACTGGATTGCATTGATGTTAAAGAATGCTCTTTATGTCATGAAGAAGCGAAAAAACGTTGTTCTAAATGTAAAGAAGTTTGGTATTGTGGAAG GGAGTGTCAAGTAAAAGATTGGGTGAAGCATAAGAATATTTGTGACAAGATAACAAAAAACATAGAATGTGAGAAAGactaa
- the LOC132908183 gene encoding zinc finger MYND domain-containing protein 10 isoform X2, with translation MLLNQQSVLEISGLREESTKEWFVSFKKIPVLIYEAIQIDIWKHKVFPLLIEINEEPKNTFMLYSVFYHEDIAVSLLENVLFHCESAETINDSALDLVDYAVKSVSLLLDMPVIEIYENVRDPNSCLEEIFEKKKEFEFDIGIRCISILRYLAEYVDSLPLCVLSRLLATHDVPYLLAELIERHPWKKESTEGENMIYNSGWRKVKSGEEGKISKIEGQVWLGLRELLLNTKSAPYYEITDHRFSQLLKLQKYLHECVLDQISPLIDLKRWLNYLSVSSPNGNALRAINVELIPQIKSSIIEKYHKKWKKLAKHQSKFIYTTDVDYIKNAAQILSDAYDLDKLDCIDVKECSLCHEEAKKRCSKCKEVWYCGRECQVKDWVKHKNICDKITKNIECEKD, from the exons ATGTTATTAAACCAACAAAGCGTATTAGAAATTAGTGGCTTGCGAGAAGAAAGTACAAAGGAAtggtttgtttcttttaaaaag ATTCCTGTCCTTATATACGAAGCTATACAAATTGATATATGGAAGCATAAAGTATTTCCACTTTTGATCGAAATAAATGAAGAAccaaaaaatacttttatgctTTACAGTGTATTTTATCACGAAGATATTGCCGTTTCATTATTAGAAAACGTATTGTTTCATTGTGAAAGTGCAGAAACTATAAATGATTCTGCTCTTGACCTTGTCGATTATGCTGTTAAATCTGTATCTTTACTTCTCGATATGCCTGTCatcgaaatttatgaaaatgtaagAGACCCAAA CTCATGTcttgaagaaatatttgagaaaaagaaagaatttgaatttgatattGGTATACGTTGCATTTCGATTCTTCGTTACTTGGCCGAATACGTAGATAGTTTACCATTATGTGTATTATCGCGATTGTTAGCTACTCATGATGTGCCCTATTTACTTGCTGAACTCATTGAAAGACATccgtggaaaaaagaaagtacaGAAG GtgaaaatatgatatataacaGTGGTTGGAGAAAAGTAAAATCAggcgaagaaggaaaaatttctaaaatagaaGGACAAGTTTGGCTTGGTTTAAGGGAATTATTGCTTAATACAAAAAGTGCTCcttattatgaaattactgATCATAGATTTTCTCAGTTATTAAAg ttacagaaatatttacacgAATGTGTGCTGGATCAAATTTCACCTTTAATAGATCTAAAAAGAtggttaaattatttaagtgtaTCATCACCTAATGGTAATGCACTGCGAGCAATAAATGTGGAACTTATACCACAG ATAAAATCGTcaataatagagaaatatcataaaaagtggaaaaagttAGCAAAACATcaatcaaaatttatatacactACAGACgttgattatattaaaaatgctgCTCAAATTTTAAGTGATGCATATGATTTAGACAAACTGGATTGCATTGATGTTAAAGAATGCTCTTTATGTCATGAAGAAGCGAAAAAACGTTGTTCTAAATGTAAAGAAGTTTGGTATTGTGGAAG GGAGTGTCAAGTAAAAGATTGGGTGAAGCATAAGAATATTTGTGACAAGATAACAAAAAACATAGAATGTGAGAAAGactaa
- the LOC132908119 gene encoding uncharacterized protein LOC132908119: MMKCINEAKQYERDIFDAYIAKYNIFYGSYVVILYIAAFCFMLGTLFLSSTLPLSIEYPFPIDYTAVSVVINLHYIILFITCTAHVCMCVFGALLLWFTAARFECLAVEFEATTNISMLIYCIKKQLCLRRYAEEVIGCFRFMVFYFISLATFFVTGLGIILVIDTPTITRMEFVSHSSFSLMHVYMYAWPADLVQDISENASRSAYDMKWYEQSLEMRKYILNVLVYQKPVTLSVGCLMPELTLRFFCSFMSNALSFCTGLRAMVQDEPE, translated from the exons ATGATGAAATGTATTAACGAGGCGAAGCAGTACGAAAGAGATATTTTCGATGCGTATATTGCTaaatacaacattttttacgGCAGTTATGTAGTCATTCTATATATAGCTGCATTTTGTTTTATGCTTGGAACTTTATTCCTATCGTCTACACTTCCATTGAGTATAGAATATCCGTTTCCAATTGATTATACGGCAGTAAGCGTTGTCATCAATCTACATTACATTATCCTTTTTATCACATGCACTGCACATGTATGCATGTGCGTATTTGGTGCGCTTTTACTGTGGTTCACAGCCGCAAGATTCGAATGTTTGGCCGTGGAATTCGAGGCGactacaaatatttctatgttgatctattgtattaaaaaacaattatgTTTAAGGAG ATACGCAGAAGAGGTGATCGGCTGTTTCCGCTTtatggtattttattttatatcattagCAACATTTTTCGTGACAGGATTGGGAATTATATTGGTTATA GATACTCCAACAATTACGAGGATGGAGTTCGTGAGTCACAGTTCATTCTCTCTCATGCATGTTTACATGTATGCATGGCCAGCTGATTTAGTACAGGATATA AGCGAAAACGCTTCAAGAAGCGCATATGATATGAAATGGTATGAACAGTCTTTAGAAATGCGGAAGTATATACTGAACGTATTGGTTTATCAGAAGCCAGTAACACTTAGTGTCGGTTGTTTAATGCCAGAGCTTACCTTGCGTTTTTTTTGTTCG TTTATGTCCAACGCCCTGTCCTTCTGTACCGGTTTGCGTGCTATGGTACAAGACGAGCCAGAATAA
- the LOC132908216 gene encoding DNA-binding protein D-ETS-6-like has translation MHLDPSEWNSNHIASWISWCSQVFSIKPPPSTIKFPSTGKELLKLSSDYWQAIPGGKILARHLGYLQFQATGVQTPDLLQEEKIDERFSLLQRTCSLIGSTAGAVGSGAVGGGQVQLWQFLLELLSDSSNSSCIAWEGSNGEFKLTDPDEVARRWGERKSKPNMNYDKLSRALRYYYDKNIMTKVHGKRYAYKFDFHGLMMACQTQAGVTLEASQSSRGTGANCHPHHTHHTHHLYPTGPSSSQHPSAPPPPPPPPPPPPPHYCWPYHRYSPPT, from the exons atgcaTTTAGATCCGTCGGAATGGAACTCGAACCACATCGCATCCTGGATTTCATGGTGCAGCCAGGTGTTTTCCATAAAACCACCACCGAGtacaattaaatttccatCAACTGGCAAAGAgctattaaaattatcgtCTGATTATTGGCAAGCTATTCCTGGTGGAAAAATTTTGGCACGACACCTTGGTTACCTTCAATTCCAGGCAACTGGTGTACAAACGCCGGATTTGTTGCAAGAGGAGAAGATTGATG AGAGGTTCAGCCTCCTCCAACGAACTTGCTCCCTGATTGGATCGACAGCTGGAGCTGTGGGTTCCGGGGCGGTCGGAGGCGGACAGGTTCAACTCTGGCAATTCCTGCTGGAGCTGCTCTCGGATTCGTCCAATTCATCCTGTATCGCGTGGGAGGGCTCGAACGGCGAGTTCAAACTTACCGATCCGGACGAAGTTGCGCGTCGATGGGGCGAACGGAAGAGCAAACCGAACATGAACTACGACAAATTATCGCGAGCACTCAG ATATTACTACGACAAAAATATCATGACGAAAGTGCACGGGAAACGATACGCGTACAAGTTCGACTTCCATGGATTGATGATGGCTTGTCAGACCCAAGCTGGCGTCACGTTGGAGGCATCTCAATCGAGCCGAGGTACAGGCGCGAATTGTCATCCTCATCATACGCATCATACTCATCATCTGTATCCGACAGGACCATCGAGTTCGCAACATCCATCGGCACCTCCACCACCGCCTccaccaccaccgccaccTCCGCCACATTATTGTTGGCCTTACCACAGATACTCTCCACCAACGTAG
- the LOC132908207 gene encoding small ribosomal subunit protein eS12 — protein sequence MSDVENDDVPSAMAAGGAMDINTALQEVLKNALIHDGVVHGLHEAAKALDKRQAMLCILAENCDEPMYKKLVQALCNEHQIPFIRVDNNKKLGEWAGLCKIDCAGKARKVVGCSCVVVKDFGEDTPAKDVVMEYVKQSSVH from the exons ATGTCAGACGTTGAGAA TGACGATGTACCTTCTGCAATGGCAGCAGGAGGTGCAATGGATATAAACACAGCCCTTCAAGAAGTTCTTAAAAATGCACTTATTCATGATGGTGTCGTACATGGTCTTCATGAAGCTGCCAAAGCACTGGACAA GAGGCAAGCCATGCTTTGCATTTTAGCAGAAAATTGTGACGAACCTATGTATAAGAAACTAGTACAAGCATTGTGCAATGAACATCAGATTCCCTTTATCCGGGTAGACAATAATAAGAAACTAGGTGAATGGGCTGGTTTATGTAAAATTGACTGTGCTGGTAAAGCTCGAAAAGTTGTTGGGTGTTCCTGTGTTGTTGTAAAG gACTTTGGAGAAGACACTCCTGCAAAAGATGTGGTAATGGAATATGTGAAACAAAGCTCTGTACATTAa